A part of Dreissena polymorpha isolate Duluth1 chromosome 13, UMN_Dpol_1.0, whole genome shotgun sequence genomic DNA contains:
- the LOC127854636 gene encoding bifunctional 3'-5' exonuclease/ATP-dependent helicase WRN-like codes for MASPRDIILEVAKKGGFPMPLKELQIEALLCVIEKRDIMAILPTGYGKSLIYQLAPLILKDYYNQQKSVCIVLTPLNSIMQDQIIALQKIGVQACCVDYNCQGGQALFDDDGDEGGAKSDGDVILTVPMSDIADGKFTLVYSHPGALLSTDTGKSLIQNLENKKIISCIAVDEAHMILEW; via the coding sequence ATGGCAAGTCCAAGAGATATCATACTTGAGGTTGCTAAAAAGGGAGGATTTCCCATGCCACTCAAGGAACTGCAAATCGAAGCGTTACTTTGTGTCATTGAAAAACGTGACATTATGGCTATACTCCCAACAGGTTATGGTAAAAGCCTGATTTACCAGCTGGCACCACTTATCCTTAAAGATTATTATAATCAACAGAAGTCTGTTTGCATCGTGTTGACACCTTTGAACAGTATTATGCAAGATCAGATCATTGCACTGCAAAAGATTGGAGTACAAGCCTGTTGTGTGGACTATAACTGTCAGGGTGGTCAAgcattgtttgatgatgatggtgatgaagggGGTGCTAAATCAGATGGAGATGTAATATTAACGGTCCCTATGTCCGATATTGCTGATGGAAAGTTCACATTGGTGTATTCTCACCCTGGGGCGCTTTTAAGCACTGATACGGGGAAATCCTTGATACAAAATTtggagaataaaaaaataatttcgtgcATAGCTGTAGACGAGGCACACATGATTCTGGAATGGTAA